From a single Nostoc sp. MS1 genomic region:
- a CDS encoding cyanoexosortase B system-associated protein: protein MVPLSKFINYKHLTTLVVLLLFLLLLTVGAVPGYLSGHWQWKQPPPIATLKELREIRNRGINLPGWQTTEQGEQIVGQHKWSLQILKQESSQKQVLLLLLPQLTSKNQPEVEWTDVSSWGKLRWGKWEIAQSRSAEFAINQSVNAKENSKIQVEAQFFRASTQQQTFAVLQWYAFPNGGNSSPVRWFLADQLAQLHKSRAPWVAVSILIPMEPLGDVETTWPLAKSIGEAVQSTLIAGPLKITS from the coding sequence ATGGTTCCCTTATCTAAATTCATCAACTACAAGCATCTGACCACTTTGGTAGTGCTTCTGTTATTCCTTCTACTGTTGACGGTAGGAGCAGTACCCGGATATCTGAGCGGACACTGGCAATGGAAACAACCACCACCTATTGCAACCCTTAAGGAATTAAGGGAGATACGTAATCGCGGAATAAATCTACCTGGTTGGCAAACTACAGAGCAAGGTGAACAAATTGTTGGACAGCACAAATGGTCTTTGCAGATTCTTAAGCAAGAAAGCTCACAAAAACAGGTTTTATTGCTTTTACTGCCACAACTTACCTCAAAAAATCAACCCGAAGTAGAGTGGACTGATGTTAGTAGTTGGGGAAAATTACGCTGGGGAAAATGGGAAATAGCACAATCCCGCTCTGCTGAATTTGCGATCAATCAGTCAGTTAACGCCAAAGAAAATAGCAAAATTCAGGTAGAAGCTCAATTCTTTCGAGCCTCTACACAGCAGCAAACTTTTGCAGTTCTGCAATGGTATGCTTTTCCCAATGGTGGTAACTCATCTCCTGTACGCTGGTTTTTAGCAGATCAATTAGCGCAATTACATAAGAGTCGCGCTCCGTGGGTAGCTGTCAGTATACTGATTCCTATGGAACCACTAGGTGATGTGGAAACTACTTGGCCATTAGCCAAGTCTATTGGGGAAGCAGTACAATCCACATTGATAGCGGGGCCTTTAAAAATTACTTCATAG
- a CDS encoding polysaccharide biosynthesis/export family protein: MRAFNALSLASLQIGFVLATSFQGAIAQTPTTGQIFPQPLPETETAPQNPNNETSPQFTRYLLGPGDAINVTFQRPPGPYRLGPGDVVSVAVQRFPDLSFQAAINPEGNIIVPLLDTVSLQGLTLLEAQEKIRSLLNRFVINPVVVLSLTAQRPDNSFQAQVNAEGNIIVPQVGLVSVQGLSLEEAQEKIRLSLSKILVDPLLVVSLANPRPVQVSISGEVSRPGIYNLNPVLPRIGEALLVAGGSTISADLRQVQVRRKLVDGSTISQTVDLYAALQNDGSIPSLRLQDGDSLVIPRREVGTEDGYDRNLVARSTLATPQIRVRVLNYAAGGLVTQTLPNGSTFVDALGGINLDTANVRNIALVRFDAERGKAVTQRLDGRKALEGDVSQNVPLQDNDVIVVGRNLIGRITNFLSTITQPFFNVRSFLNFFDSFGR, from the coding sequence ATGCGTGCATTCAACGCCCTTTCTCTCGCCAGTTTGCAAATAGGATTTGTCTTAGCTACAAGCTTTCAAGGTGCGATCGCTCAAACCCCAACTACTGGGCAAATATTTCCTCAACCTCTTCCAGAAACTGAAACTGCACCGCAAAATCCTAACAACGAAACCTCTCCCCAATTCACCCGTTACCTACTAGGCCCTGGTGACGCAATCAACGTGACATTTCAGCGCCCTCCTGGGCCTTACCGCTTGGGGCCTGGAGATGTAGTTAGTGTTGCAGTGCAACGCTTTCCCGATTTGAGCTTTCAAGCTGCAATCAATCCAGAAGGAAACATCATTGTTCCTCTATTAGACACAGTTTCCTTACAAGGTTTAACTCTATTAGAAGCGCAAGAGAAAATCCGCTCATTGCTGAATCGCTTTGTTATTAACCCTGTGGTAGTTTTATCTTTGACAGCACAACGCCCAGATAACAGTTTTCAAGCTCAAGTGAATGCAGAAGGTAATATTATAGTTCCCCAAGTGGGATTAGTGTCTGTACAGGGCTTGAGTTTGGAAGAAGCACAAGAAAAAATCCGTTTGAGTTTGAGTAAAATTCTCGTCGATCCGCTTTTGGTAGTAAGTTTAGCTAATCCCAGACCAGTGCAAGTGAGTATTAGCGGTGAGGTTTCCCGACCCGGTATTTATAACTTGAACCCTGTACTACCCAGAATTGGCGAGGCTTTGCTGGTGGCGGGTGGTTCTACTATCTCCGCAGATTTACGTCAAGTGCAAGTACGTCGCAAATTAGTGGATGGTTCAACTATTTCTCAAACTGTTGACTTGTATGCTGCATTACAAAATGATGGCTCAATACCTAGCTTACGCTTACAAGATGGCGATTCATTAGTAATTCCTCGCCGTGAAGTCGGCACAGAGGACGGTTATGACCGCAATTTAGTAGCACGTTCCACTTTGGCGACACCACAAATTAGAGTCAGGGTGTTAAATTACGCTGCTGGTGGTCTTGTGACTCAAACGCTGCCTAATGGTAGTACTTTTGTAGATGCACTAGGTGGAATTAATCTGGATACTGCTAATGTGAGAAATATTGCTTTAGTGCGGTTTGACGCTGAACGTGGTAAAGCCGTCACACAAAGACTAGATGGGAGAAAAGCCTTAGAAGGTGATGTGTCTCAAAATGTGCCATTACAAGATAATGATGTTATTGTAGTTGGACGCAACTTGATTGGTAGGATTACAAACTTCCTCAGTACTATTACTCAACCATTTTTTAATGTTCGTTCATTCCTGAACTTTTTTGACAGCTTTGGGCGGTAG